The Hydractinia symbiolongicarpus strain clone_291-10 chromosome 2, HSymV2.1, whole genome shotgun sequence genomic sequence cataaaatgtttttaagttaactttataacttaaaaacaaaaagatatgGAACATGGCATGAATGTTCCTATCATTGTCAAATAACAGAATACTTTTCTTTTATACAGTGTTATTTAAGTATTAGTTTTGCCATCTTAAACTTCCACAAATATAGTGGAAAAGCAGTTAATACTGGCTagctgtttcttacacagagtACATCTTGAGTTACACTCCTTTGCAGGATCAGGTGGCAGCAAACCATCTTTTCTCAGCTGATCTTCAGGTGAGGGCTCGCCACAGAATCCGTTCGACTGCTGCTGTGAAGCGCAGGTTGGTGGCTGTCCTACTGTGTTGCAAGGAGTTTTGCAATTGTCAGCctagaaagaaaacaaaaagtttaaaaaaatcaccACTCATGAACATTAATAATGACTTATGTCTTCGTCTTGTGTTGATCTTCGTAGATAATGAAAAGTAAAGCAGTTATCAGTAAAATTGTTTAATATATACTTACAACAAGTCTGATGCCATGTACCGGTGTATTGATATTCAAATATATAGCATTTGGTCCGGTCCATCCCGGATTACACAAACATTTACCGGATGAAAGACACGCAAAAGCTTGGCCTGGCGTAAACTGGCAATCGTTAATCGACGTACACCctgagtaaaaaaaattagtaaagtaAAGTTTATTAGCATCGTTTGTTTGCCTTATCTTGACGAACGTGATAGTTACAAAATTAAACATTCACTGAGTAGAGATCAATGGCAGTTTATAGTTTATTTTCTGGAGAAGGAGATATCTCAAACCTTCACAGATCACTTCCTAAATCCGTTTGCAGATTTGTAAATATTGCCTATCATAATGAAATCCGTATTTACAAAGTGAAACCGTTTTTCGTTCCAAAGTGTTAAAAATGTTATGAGTGTGTCCTAACTGTAGGAATAGCACTTCAATAgcgcttttaaaaattttcccgtCCAGTGAAAATATGTTCTTTTTGTCGTAAATTGACCTGAAGCTTATTGTCTTCTATGTCTTAATgatataactttatttttttctttgctaaCTAAAAAGGCGCCCTGTTCCGCGCCGCTCCTGTcagttttttaataactcttttttgCTGTGCTACATCGTTCTGATTCTTACTAAAGTTTAATAGTTAGGTGTAATATCTCTTTAAGTCTTAGATATTGCCCATTACTCGAAATTGCCCCTTAAATTTTTATGAGATTCTTATAATCGGAAAAATAGAATAACTTCGGtaggattattcttagaacttgaaactcgCAACACATGTTCTATTCATTGAGGTGAAGTTTTTATCGAAGTGACTAACCCTTTATTTCGatattttttggattttaccaaaaaattgggaaaatgcAATTTTCGGATATTTTTATGGAAATtacgtaaaaaatatattagtgACTTTTATAAGGCTTAAAGGGAATTTTaaacagaattttaaaattcgtttcAGCACTAAATTAATTGAAATTTAATCAGATAGTGGTATTGTGGACAAATTTAGGCTTTAAATGATGTCATAATGACGTCAGAGAGAAagtgctgacgtaagcaaaaactattgttattattttgttcttgtCATGATATAAGTGTGCCAACTTTGATTAAATTTGGTCTAACAAAAGTTATAATGAGCTGGGAAGCGAAATCCGCTTAATcccccggtcataatatgttccaAAAAACCCGAAACCAATAGGGTTACGCCTTTTTTTGCTCCATTTCAATTTTGGAATCACGCTCTAAAGTTTGAGTAGAGTAACTTATAAATGGTATTAAAACTTTTAGAATCTGGATTTCCAGTCCAGAATGGAAAATCGTTATTTCTGATACCCGGTTGGTTATTTTATGCTGGTCCGGGTTAAAAAATACAATCACTTTATCCTTTTTTGTGAACAGAAACGAACATTTTatgcaaaaacaaagaaatatttgtcAAAGTTAGCAATAATATTTTACTTTCACGCGTGTTAGCGATTAACAATTTGATTTAAAGAGCGATTTTCCACGTTTTTCAGTCAACATGTGAGAATACACTGAAGTTTACTATCAAGGTGTTTTTGGGAATACCTAAGCTGAGTTCACAACATTTAACGAATTATTAGACACAAgtaaacaaatactttttttagctaaatttaCCTGCAGTTTGAAACATGTTTATGTAAAAGAATTGGAGGTTTTATGTAAAAGAATTGGTAGGTTTAAATTTGTAGGTTATCTTCGTTTACTGGATGAGTTTCTTGACACAATTAGATATCGGACTTAAAATGCTATTTGGTTTAGGAATACTAATAACTTGACATATCACACCACACTAAGTTCACCTCATTGTCAAGAATAATCATATTTTCATACGCAATTGCGCCTGTTTAAAAAccataaataaaatacaaaaactgttttgttttttatgttaaaaaattccGGTATATCATGCATGTGTGTTTTTAACGTAACATTTACATCCCACTTGTTTACTTATCTTTTTTGCAAATCTTCTGCGTCACAACTAAATTACTTATCAATCTTATCAGCCTGTACAGGAACAAACATGCCACTGTTATTTGTATGAACGTCggcctatttttattttttttttttttttatcaaacgaCAAGATTAATAAGAAAATATTATCAACATAAATTCATTAATTTTTGCGCGTTACAAATTTTTGTGTAAATAATTTCTTGCCTTGAATGttctttttccaaaaaactaaGATTCTTCGGCAATGTGATTTTTGCGTTAAATTTAATATGTCGATGTCAATACTGTTTATTATGCTACCCAATAAATGGTTTCAACGAATGTTTTAACGCAAAAAATTCCAGTGCGCAAATATTATTAGTgctcaaaaattgaaattaatcGTTGTTACTCGCAAAATATTTGAGCATTATCGTgataaaaaatgtgataaatatttttttaccaaaaacaaaatctatgtaaaagtaaaaaatcaatgtcaaatttaaaaggtGCCACATTCAAGATGAAATCAGGAGTTTTCTTCCCTAGGTATTATGgggtaaaaatttttataagtgTTCCGGTATGTGAGTTGCTTATGGTATAAGATAAAGCGAAATAAGAAGTTTCTCACCTGTGTTTGCATCGCATAATGCAGCtcctaaaacacataaagacGTGTAAAGTTTTGAGGTTCTTTATAGGCCAgtgcttttgttaaaaaaaatatctgataaatgtgacatttGCGGGATAACAAATGTTAAGGCAAGAAAGAGTTACTACCAAAAtaacgacgacgacaacaatTTTTTGGATctattttcaaaacttttcGTGTTAGAGTTTAAAACATGTTTAACTTTGTCTTGCCTAGTCTCCTCGTCTCATCGACCGTGTTTCCATGTGAGAGGAGTACCATGTTAAGTACTCGAAATAAAAAACCTAACGAATAGATTTCCAAGGGTTGTTAATTTATTGGTGCACGACAGCcgttaaaagaaaaagttaaaaaagggtTTGGAATTTGTTCCGAATGTTTCAAAAATTAGACGAAAACCGTAATTCAAAAGTTTATGGGCATTACACGggtaacacacaaaaaaatacacatcgaacaaaaatgaaaagtcatcaaatcatcaaaaaatgtttacaatcATGGACAAAGTATAATGATATAGCACGGCTAATTTCAAATTTAGCTGCCGCAAGGATCACATTGTTTGTTTCATTTTAGAGTCGCCTAATTTGAAATTGCCAATGTTTACAGCAGACTCAGGACTTCTTTGGTGAAATTTAAAGTCTTGAAACATGTAAATTGCTGCTAAGGTCAGTTCAACCTTTTTCTTGAATTTCGCCACCTTTGTAGACCTCGACGTGGATTATTTCGCTAACTGATGCTACTAGCGAATTCCTCACGCTATTTACACGACCTACATGTGCACAAAGCTTtgaaaaatttgataaaaaactgtctttttttcatcaattttgtTCATGATTGTAATAACAAAAATTACTTACGCTGCAACATTAATTCTTTTAATAGCAACCCTTTTGCTGTCAATAATATAAGTTACCAATTGTCTAATAAACAATTTTCTTGTTTAAACAGATCCGTCTAGTTGTAATACAAGGCCAGAATTGAAGTAAAGGCAAACAAAACGTTAGCAAAGTAGTTTATTTTCCTTATAAAATAAATGTTGCTTACCATTATGGATAAAACCAATGTAAAGAAAAGCTATAAGAATGTATGTGATGCTCATCATTTTCTCTTCTTTTCCTAACACAATATGATAATGTTGCTAGCTAAATAAAGCTTGAAGATTCCCCGTTTAATGAA encodes the following:
- the LOC130629919 gene encoding platelet endothelial aggregation receptor 1-like, with translation MMSITYILIAFLYIGFIHNGAALCDANTGCTSINDCQFTPGQAFACLSSGKCLCNPGWTGPNAIYLNINTPVHGIRLVADNCKTPCNTVGQPPTCASQQQSNGFCGEPSPEDQLRKDGLLPPDPAKECNSRCTLYGAGKCSTTVPGACECYYGWTGPNSCFYDMLGVNRILATHCNQPCHYTHDYRNSACLM